A region from the Brassica napus cultivar Da-Ae chromosome C8, Da-Ae, whole genome shotgun sequence genome encodes:
- the LOC106417812 gene encoding uncharacterized protein LOC106417812: MRNKGQKQNKFLRIISAPLRALGKARDFYVRSITGCSARTHYSSAASVSTPFPRSRSSSSAAFSSSASTRRTTDFGIDDDYSELVRAASVRSLGHKNEIDMFLHEKLQQEKLRQRGLPKSSSVGMAKIEEEDEAEEGSVNPKMAKKVSDLKYPRSKSYAVTGSPKF; encoded by the coding sequence atgAGAAACAAAGGACAAAAACAGAACAAGTTCTTGAGAATAATCTCAGCACCTTTAAGAGCTTTAGGCAAGGCTCGTGATTTCTACGTGAGAAGCATCACCGGTTGCTCAGCTCGGACTCACTATTCATCCGCAGCCTCCGTCTCCACTCCTTTTCCAAGAAGCCGGAGCTCATCCTCCGCCGCCTTCTCCTCCTCCGCATCTACCCGGAGAACAACTGATTTTGGGATTGACGATGATTATAGCGAGCTAGTGAGAGCTGCTTCGGTTAGGAGCTTAGGGCACAAGAATGAGATCGACATGTTTTTACACGAGAAGTTGCAACAAGAGAAGCTGAGGCAAAGAGGCTTGCCGAAGAGCTCGAGCGTGGGGATGGCGAAGATAGAGGAAGAGGATGAAGCAGAGGAAGGATCTGTGAATCCCAAGATGGCAAAGAAAGTTTCTGATCTCAAGTATCCTCGTAGCAAATCATATGCTGTTACTGGTAGccctaaattttag